In Halobaculum rubrum, the following are encoded in one genomic region:
- a CDS encoding uracil-DNA glycosylase family protein, giving the protein MAHHTFLCGSSKSKQQDAYYIYHNNRFWGTLHEAGITEEQLPPEEYRRLGQEYGIYLTEIVDPAEYRVPKDSNIKPHQVQEGVETLDDRIDAQDPNRIAFVGKNAATWFYRYINDKELTHSQASGHKTDRRNLSGLELDWDYKGLDFFLLSNTHRHWDKELWLEFWKYCEDDVHQFR; this is encoded by the coding sequence ATGGCACATCACACATTTCTTTGTGGAAGTTCAAAGAGCAAACAACAAGATGCGTACTATATCTATCACAATAACCGATTTTGGGGAACACTTCACGAAGCGGGGATAACTGAAGAACAACTTCCACCCGAAGAGTACCGACGACTTGGACAGGAATACGGTATATATCTAACTGAGATTGTTGATCCGGCCGAATATAGAGTACCAAAAGATAGCAATATCAAGCCTCATCAGGTTCAGGAGGGTGTTGAGACCCTTGATGATCGAATAGATGCTCAAGACCCCAATCGAATTGCGTTCGTCGGGAAGAACGCCGCTACATGGTTTTACCGATACATCAACGACAAGGAACTGACGCATTCACAGGCTTCTGGTCACAAGACAGACAGGCGAAATTTGAGTGGATTGGAATTAGATTGGGATTACAAGGGACTCGATTTCTTTCTATTAAGTAATACTCATAGACATTGGGATAAAGAATTGTGGTTAGAGTTTTGGAAATATTGTGAAGATGATGTACACCAATTCCGATAG
- a CDS encoding restriction endonuclease subunit S, with protein sequence MSEEATLDEFAEPAHSGDSQERQETPIGELPTNWGVEWLKDVVKINPDGFSEDDWPSEMFEYISLSEASDGEIEESQTTPVEDAPSRAQRTVQEGDILVGTVRPKQRSHGFVSEEHAEKICSSGFGVLRPGTRLNSRYLLQEVLSNRFFSQMEAYVAGSGYPAVKISDLKKHRVAIPPLPEQRKITTVLYTIDRAIEKTEELVNQTERVKTGLTQDLLKRGINNQQMVETDSRFGSLPETWELRPLKEVSEIAGRTAPEKDDTECWGGDIPWATPSEITSLVGQTIDDTEEQLTELALDKVSSNLLPPMSVLMTTRATIGECAVNTVEMTTNQGFKNIIPGKRLDTWYTYYRLDYEKDYLASLSKGSTFPEVGKDTVENFVIPIPPLEEQRKIGEKLRSVDEQILSYKENKSQYERLKRGLMQDLLSGTVRTTDTNIEVPEEIAQYG encoded by the coding sequence ATGAGTGAGGAGGCAACTCTTGACGAATTCGCCGAACCTGCGCATTCAGGTGACTCTCAAGAGCGCCAAGAGACTCCGATTGGTGAACTGCCGACGAATTGGGGGGTGGAATGGTTGAAAGATGTGGTCAAAATCAACCCTGATGGCTTCTCTGAGGATGATTGGCCGTCAGAGATGTTCGAGTATATCTCGCTCTCAGAGGCATCTGATGGAGAAATAGAAGAAAGTCAAACGACTCCTGTTGAAGACGCCCCGAGTCGGGCACAACGGACAGTTCAGGAGGGTGATATTCTTGTGGGGACTGTTCGCCCAAAACAGAGAAGCCACGGCTTCGTTAGCGAAGAACACGCTGAGAAGATATGTTCGTCTGGCTTTGGTGTTCTACGGCCTGGAACACGGCTTAATTCCCGCTATCTCCTTCAAGAAGTCCTCTCGAATCGGTTTTTCTCTCAGATGGAGGCGTATGTTGCAGGGTCAGGCTACCCTGCTGTCAAAATCAGCGACCTGAAGAAACATCGAGTTGCTATCCCACCACTCCCCGAGCAACGCAAAATCACCACCGTACTCTACACGATTGATCGGGCGATTGAGAAGACTGAGGAATTGGTGAACCAGACTGAACGAGTGAAAACGGGTTTGACTCAAGATCTTCTCAAGCGTGGAATCAATAATCAGCAGATGGTCGAAACCGATTCTCGATTCGGATCATTGCCTGAGACTTGGGAATTACGGCCGCTGAAGGAGGTTAGTGAGATTGCGGGAAGGACTGCACCTGAAAAGGATGATACTGAGTGTTGGGGTGGTGATATTCCGTGGGCCACCCCGAGTGAGATCACGTCGTTGGTGGGCCAGACAATTGATGACACCGAGGAACAACTAACGGAATTGGCCTTGGATAAGGTTTCTTCCAACCTCTTGCCACCAATGTCTGTGCTGATGACAACACGAGCGACAATCGGTGAGTGTGCTGTCAACACAGTCGAAATGACGACAAATCAAGGATTCAAGAATATCATCCCCGGAAAAAGGCTTGATACTTGGTACACCTACTATCGCTTGGATTACGAGAAAGACTACTTAGCAAGTCTCTCAAAAGGTAGTACATTCCCTGAAGTTGGGAAGGACACCGTAGAGAACTTCGTAATTCCAATTCCCCCATTAGAGGAACAACGTAAGATTGGAGAAAAACTTCGGTCTGTGGACGAGCAAATTCTGTCATATAAAGAGAACAAGTCACAGTACGAACGCCTCAAACGCGGTCTAATGCAAGACCTCCTCTCGGGAACAGTCCGCACAACCGACACTAACATAGAGGTTCCCGAGGAGATCGCGCAGTATGGTTAG
- a CDS encoding type I restriction-modification system subunit M, whose amino-acid sequence MPISVDELESHLFKCADIIRDAVDPTDYKEYILPLVYYKSISDEFKKQYEQNVEEYGEDFARRQNLYDIPVVPEGDLWKDIRAVSDNVDQALNEAFDALADENPELKGVFRADYIDADALDDDRLGRLVEHLDTYDLDRDSVPPDMLGEAYMDLVRHFAEEEGKSGGQFFTPPHIVNLCVRLVDNFEDGMTFHDPTVGSGGMLIEAARYYREEQGGDPTKLTFSGQEINPDIAAIAKMNLSIHGLDGEIQREDSLSKPAFTNDEENELTRFDRVLANFPFSADWDKDGLQDDPYDRFDWHEKLPRADRGDYAFIMHMAKQLKRPDLDEAGGKAAIVIPHGVLFRKHEQRYRKPMLENDMVEAIVGLPENLFQNNSIPSAVLVLNTDKPAERKGEVQFIHAADEAFYEELSNQNELTEDGLDHIVGNFRKWATEERVSRTVSLDEIRENDYNLNIALYVDTTEPEEDIDVEEELAKLRELQAERDEIEATMNEHMEALNYE is encoded by the coding sequence ATGCCAATCTCTGTGGATGAACTCGAATCTCATCTGTTCAAATGCGCGGACATAATCCGTGACGCCGTTGACCCGACAGACTACAAGGAGTACATCCTCCCGCTCGTCTATTACAAGTCGATCTCTGACGAGTTCAAGAAGCAATACGAACAGAACGTGGAAGAGTACGGTGAAGACTTTGCCCGGCGTCAGAATCTCTACGATATTCCTGTTGTCCCTGAGGGCGATCTGTGGAAGGACATTCGCGCTGTCAGCGACAACGTTGACCAAGCACTCAACGAGGCGTTCGACGCACTCGCCGATGAGAACCCCGAACTGAAGGGCGTCTTCCGGGCTGACTACATCGACGCCGATGCGCTCGATGATGATCGTCTCGGGCGGCTGGTGGAACACTTGGACACCTACGACCTTGACCGCGACAGCGTGCCGCCGGACATGCTCGGTGAGGCGTACATGGACTTGGTGCGCCACTTCGCGGAGGAGGAAGGCAAGTCCGGTGGACAGTTCTTCACACCGCCGCACATCGTCAACCTCTGCGTCCGCCTCGTCGATAATTTCGAGGACGGGATGACGTTCCACGACCCGACTGTCGGCTCAGGGGGTATGCTCATTGAGGCGGCGCGGTACTACCGTGAGGAGCAGGGTGGTGATCCGACGAAACTCACCTTCTCCGGGCAGGAGATCAACCCAGACATTGCGGCGATCGCGAAGATGAACCTCTCCATCCACGGCCTCGATGGTGAGATACAGCGCGAAGATTCACTCTCCAAGCCTGCGTTCACGAACGACGAGGAGAACGAACTCACACGCTTCGACCGAGTGCTGGCGAACTTCCCGTTCTCCGCTGATTGGGACAAGGATGGGCTTCAGGACGACCCGTATGACCGCTTCGACTGGCACGAGAAACTACCCCGTGCCGACCGTGGCGACTACGCCTTCATTATGCATATGGCGAAGCAGTTGAAGCGTCCCGACCTCGATGAGGCGGGCGGCAAGGCCGCTATCGTCATTCCCCACGGCGTATTGTTCCGTAAGCACGAGCAAAGGTATCGGAAGCCGATGCTGGAAAACGATATGGTGGAGGCCATCGTCGGGCTTCCCGAGAACCTGTTTCAGAACAACTCGATTCCCTCCGCCGTCCTCGTGTTGAATACGGACAAGCCCGCCGAACGCAAGGGTGAGGTACAATTCATCCACGCCGCAGATGAGGCGTTCTACGAGGAACTGTCGAACCAGAACGAACTCACCGAGGACGGCCTTGATCACATCGTTGGGAACTTCCGCAAATGGGCAACCGAAGAGCGAGTGAGCCGAACCGTGTCGCTGGACGAGATTCGAGAGAACGACTACAATCTCAACATTGCGCTGTACGTCGATACCACGGAGCCGGAGGAAGATATTGACGTGGAGGAGGAACTGGCGAAGTTACGCGAGTTGCAAGCCGAACGTGACGAGATTGAGGCGACGATGAACGAGCATATGGAGGCTTTGAATTATGAGTGA
- a CDS encoding tyrosine-type recombinase/integrase — MDKPEKVEGIVMMSDESRQQINQRQVVAYESHRKQFIRWLCKMGNNPDSLEGYAHHTAQVYAKITDKFHRWAWEHRGEFTLDLTHDEADTYIRNMVLSENDYSDSYLHNIKLALKAYFRFRDDADEWECSITISSSSSANNPRELLYRDERKTIREASLEYATVPSYFGLDPEGRRKWKAYLGRRYEKPVDEVGPEDFDRANGFKYPSIVHTSLDAGLRPIEVGRAKTYWVDTDNAALQIPAKESSKNENNWTVTLRRETAEYLSKWLEQRSMYEKYDNTDQLWLTRHSNPYSSSSLKHLLNELCEIAGIDRDLSWYALRHSTGTYMSREEGLAAAQSQLRHQSTETTMKYDNVSLEDRREALDRMG; from the coding sequence ATGGATAAGCCCGAGAAAGTTGAAGGTATCGTTATGATGAGCGACGAATCTCGGCAGCAAATCAACCAGCGGCAGGTCGTCGCCTACGAGAGCCACCGCAAGCAGTTCATCCGCTGGCTCTGCAAGATGGGCAACAACCCCGATAGCCTCGAGGGATACGCCCATCACACCGCCCAAGTCTACGCCAAGATCACCGATAAGTTCCACCGGTGGGCTTGGGAGCATCGAGGCGAGTTTACCCTCGATCTCACCCACGACGAGGCTGACACCTACATTCGAAACATGGTGCTGTCCGAAAACGACTACTCGGACAGTTACCTCCACAACATCAAACTCGCGCTCAAGGCGTACTTCCGCTTCCGAGACGACGCAGACGAGTGGGAGTGTTCGATCACCATCTCATCAAGTTCGAGCGCCAACAACCCCCGCGAACTTCTCTACCGGGACGAGCGGAAAACAATTCGAGAAGCCTCACTTGAGTACGCGACCGTTCCCTCGTACTTCGGACTCGATCCTGAAGGCCGTCGCAAGTGGAAAGCCTATCTCGGCCGTCGGTATGAGAAGCCCGTCGATGAAGTCGGACCCGAGGACTTCGATCGGGCGAACGGGTTCAAATATCCGAGTATCGTCCACACCAGTCTCGATGCAGGGCTTCGACCCATCGAGGTGGGGCGTGCCAAGACGTATTGGGTCGATACTGACAACGCCGCACTCCAGATTCCTGCTAAGGAGTCCTCGAAGAACGAGAACAACTGGACGGTGACACTCCGCCGCGAGACGGCAGAGTACCTCTCCAAGTGGCTCGAACAGCGGAGCATGTACGAAAAGTACGACAACACCGACCAACTGTGGTTGACACGGCACAGCAATCCCTACAGTTCGTCCTCTCTCAAGCACCTGCTGAACGAACTCTGTGAGATCGCGGGTATCGACCGTGATCTCTCTTGGTATGCGCTCCGCCACTCAACGGGGACGTACATGTCGCGAGAGGAGGGACTTGCCGCCGCACAGTCTCAACTTCGTCACCAATCCACTGAGACGACGATGAAATACGATAACGTCTCACTGGAGGACCGTCGTGAGGCACTTGACCGAATGGGGTAG